One Candidatus Nezhaarchaeales archaeon DNA window includes the following coding sequences:
- a CDS encoding FprA family A-type flavoprotein: MVKEVVKLSENVYWVGSRDWNRRLFDALIPLPKGTSYNAYLVIGGKENALIDTVNPGFEGELEEKIRVILSPEAINYVVMNHAEPDHAGAIPHLMKIAPKAKLITSSRGAKMAKTFYAVPQDRIKVVSDNETLDLGGKTLRFIEAPMLHWPETIFTYLQEDKILFPCDFFGAHLAGGLYDYEVEDLLVHAQRYWGEIMMPFKAMAQKALEKLYGLEIKMIAPSHGPIYRNPERILNAYRRWAKGETRKKATIAYVTMWSSTEKMVKQMAEILAAEGVEVAFHNLAVTDIGDLVKDLVDSRAIVLGAPTVLGGAHPLAVYAVYLVRALRPPIKFAAILSSYGWGGGAIKQVREVLEQLKVEAVGSVDVNGPPTEESIRQIGEIGMLLAKKIKEEA, from the coding sequence ATGGTAAAAGAAGTAGTTAAACTATCTGAAAACGTTTACTGGGTTGGTTCAAGAGACTGGAACCGCAGGCTTTTTGACGCATTAATTCCGCTTCCTAAAGGCACGTCCTACAACGCTTACCTAGTAATAGGTGGAAAAGAAAACGCGTTAATAGATACTGTAAATCCAGGCTTTGAAGGAGAACTGGAAGAGAAAATCCGCGTTATACTAAGCCCGGAAGCCATTAACTACGTGGTTATGAACCACGCTGAACCGGATCATGCAGGCGCCATCCCCCACTTGATGAAAATCGCCCCTAAAGCCAAGCTAATCACTAGTAGCAGAGGCGCAAAAATGGCTAAAACATTTTACGCTGTTCCTCAAGATAGAATAAAGGTAGTTAGCGACAACGAAACCTTAGACTTAGGTGGAAAAACACTCCGCTTCATTGAGGCGCCCATGCTTCACTGGCCAGAAACTATATTTACTTACCTGCAAGAAGATAAAATTCTCTTCCCATGTGACTTCTTCGGTGCTCATCTAGCTGGAGGGCTTTACGACTATGAAGTTGAAGATCTGCTTGTCCACGCCCAAAGATATTGGGGTGAAATAATGATGCCTTTCAAGGCAATGGCTCAAAAAGCCCTGGAAAAATTGTATGGACTGGAGATTAAAATGATAGCGCCAAGCCATGGGCCTATTTACCGAAACCCTGAGCGCATCCTAAACGCTTATCGTAGATGGGCTAAGGGAGAGACTAGGAAGAAAGCGACAATAGCCTATGTGACCATGTGGAGTAGTACAGAAAAAATGGTTAAGCAGATGGCTGAAATACTGGCGGCGGAAGGTGTCGAAGTAGCGTTCCACAATTTAGCCGTAACCGATATAGGCGATTTAGTTAAAGACCTTGTGGATTCAAGAGCTATTGTCCTGGGTGCTCCAACAGTTTTAGGCGGAGCCCATCCATTAGCTGTTTACGCAGTGTACCTCGTAAGAGCTTTGCGGCCACCAATAAAATTTGCAGCTATATTAAGCTCTTACGGTTGGGGTGGAGGCGCAATAAAACAGGTTCGAGAAGTTCTGGAACAGCTTAAAGTTGAAGCTGTTGGCTCAGTGGACGTTAATGGGCCTCCAACCGAAGAGAGTATTAGGCAAATAGGAGAAATTGGCATGTTGCTTGCAAAAAAGATTAAGGAAGAAGCTTAA
- a CDS encoding peroxiredoxin — protein sequence MAVFMEEYKMPLIGDRFPQMEVRTTKGVVKLPDDYSGKWFILFSHPADFTPVCTTEFVAFQKRYEEFRRLQCELIGLSIDQVFAHLKWEEWIKEKLGVEIKFPIIADNTGEISARLGMRHKQAAGTQTVRAVFIVDPKGIVRAILYYPMELGRNMDEILRMVKALQIADKGYAIPANWPNNEIIGDNVIIPPASTVDMIQKRREQEKAGEIKCLDWWLCYKKIE from the coding sequence TTGGCGGTTTTTATGGAGGAGTATAAGATGCCGTTGATAGGTGACAGATTCCCTCAAATGGAGGTTAGAACCACCAAGGGCGTGGTTAAGCTTCCAGATGATTATAGCGGTAAATGGTTTATTCTATTCAGCCATCCAGCTGACTTTACGCCGGTATGTACTACAGAATTCGTTGCATTCCAGAAGAGGTACGAAGAATTTCGGAGGCTACAATGCGAGCTAATAGGGTTAAGCATAGACCAAGTTTTCGCTCATCTTAAATGGGAAGAATGGATTAAAGAAAAACTTGGCGTAGAAATAAAGTTCCCGATTATAGCGGATAATACCGGTGAAATCTCCGCTAGATTAGGTATGCGTCATAAGCAGGCTGCAGGAACACAGACCGTAAGAGCTGTATTCATAGTTGACCCTAAAGGTATTGTCAGGGCAATACTCTATTACCCGATGGAGCTCGGTAGAAACATGGACGAGATACTCCGAATGGTGAAGGCGCTTCAAATAGCTGATAAAGGCTACGCAATACCAGCTAACTGGCCTAACAATGAAATAATAGGTGACAACGTTATTATCCCGCCAGCAAGCACCGTAGACATGATCCAGAAAAGAAGAGAACAAGAAAAAGCTGGAGAGATAAAGTGCCTCGATTGGTGGTTATGCTACAAGAAAATAGAGTAA